GCCATTTTTCTTTAAAACATCGACTCGATGGAGTCCTTTTTTCGTACACTCCCAACGACGTGGCTTATCGGGACTTTGTTTACCTTGGTATGGATGAGGAACGATTTGGCTATGCCAAGTGGGAAAAAGGCGGCTATTTCCTCTGGGACTAAAAAGTTCTTTGATATCATGTAAGATAGCAATATTCTCTGAAACCGTAAAATTACGTTTATCAAACATCAAACTGAGTCGATCTTTACTGCGTGTCGGATATTTCCAAATGGATTGGCCTAATTTAAGGCTTAAAACGCCTTCATCTTCTCTATATTCCTTATAGTCTGGATATGAATTAGCTTCGTTATAGCTACCCGTCCAGTTTGGGAATAAGTTAAGGGGAGTATAGGTCGAAAAATAGTGGCTTAGTATACCAGCCCTGCCATCCCTATCCCAAAAGATACTGCCTAACGCCCGGCGCAACTCATTAAGCACCTTAGCTGTTGATGTATGCTCGAGTATTTTATTTGCGAGCTCTAATTCTTTGTTACGATTTTTTAGCACTCGGCTATTCGACTCATAACAAAGCTGTTTTTTAAAATCATCTTCCGACTTAAAGCCTTTCCACCAAGCTTTAGGTTCTTTACTTTTAAAACCCAGGGTCGGCCAGATTGAGCCTAATTTAAGCCCGCCGGTGAATTTGAATTCATGAGGCCTTGAAACAACCCAATTTTTCAACACCGTTCTAATTTTATTATACGTAAGTTTTTCTTTGTCTACCTCACCTTTCATTTTTGAATCTGATTTAGCAAATTCAAAGGCTTTTTGAGCCAAGCCATCTATCTGATTCTCATTTATTTTAACGCCGTCAACTGAAACTACCATGGATACCCGCTATCTCGATGATATTTATTTCCTGAAAGGGTATCGGAAGTTTGATGCTAATAATATTTCAAAGCATTACAAAGGATTGCTAAATATTGCAAAACCTGTTGTTGCGTTGGTATTGGCGCATGGGGACTGCTATAGCAGGGCTGTCCCACATAAATTAGAACAGCCATCCTTTTGATGAGTGGCGTGTTTTCATACTAATTGGATAGCGTTATCTTTTACATAACTTTGAGGATATAGAATATCCACGGGTTGATCGGCAAAAGCCACACCCCCTACCCGATGTTTTAGTTATCATGTTTTGTGGTGCGGAAAGCTGTAGAGGTTTTGTTGATTTCGCAGAATCTAACAAAGATCATCTAAAAAATTCACATCTCCAAATAACGGAACACCCTAAAAAACACATTTAGTCGGGTTATTCCAAGCTTAGACCCCAAACAATTAAAGTGCTGTTTTCTGTAATAGGTTCATGGTATTCAGCAAGAGTTGGGCAACTTGATTGCGACTGATGAGAAGATGTTAAGGTACAGCTTCGATCAAGCTAAAAAACAATTTCCAAACATATAGTGAGTGCTTTTGCATCTGAAGCTCGGCTTATCCTTGTACAGCAAAAGGTAGAAAAAAATAGAATGAGATTACGGCCACACGTAAATGCTCTGGCCGATGCCGAGGGCCAAACCATCATGCTGCAGCAGTACCCAGAGCCCAGTGCCCAGTGCCCAGTGCCAACAAAATCGATGAAGAAGCGAAAAGCGCTGTCGCCAGCGCTGAAGTAAACCATCGAAGGAGTGCGCAATATTCGCAGTGAAATGAATATTTCACTAGTGAGGAAAGGCCCGCTGATCCTACGCAATGGCTCTACACGCGATAGAGAGTTTCTAGTTCAGGCGCAAACCCTACTAACCAAGCTATCCAGCCTTTAGACGGTCATCTGGCTAGAGACTGGTGATTCAACAACATTTTAGTTCGCGCCCATGCAGGGCGTGCCAAGGGGCTACACCATACAAATTCGAATTGTCACCTTTTATGTCAAAATATGTACAAAGCCGGCATCAGAATTTGCTCGGTGAGCCAGGCACTTAGTTTTATACACAAGTATTTTTGTTCATATCGGCCCCGAGTTATGCTCTGAACTAGTAGACGAGATATTACCTAAATCACTTAAGATCCAATTTTGATGTAAGATAGAGGGTCTTATTTGTACTATAAGAATACTAAATCAGAGCGAATTCACTATTTGTTATAGGTTTTATGGCCCTCAGGTCTGCAAACGGTACTGTTGGATATAGTCTATGCGAATTTTAGGGCTACATTAAGCTAGTGCTGCAGTGTAGGGACATTGAGTAATACTTAAAAGGTGTGTATAAAATACAGGCCGAGCTTTATAAAAATAAGGGAGATTCTAATTGATAAAATTCCTAAAATATTTTGCCAGCTTTGGTGTCCTTGGTGGGATCGCATTTATAGTCGCCTACAACCATAATCTATATGTTTGGGAGCAACCAAGTAGAAGCATGTGGATTAGCAATGGTAGCTTATTTGATGGTACAGGTACGTTGCCCATTGAGAACCCTGGAATCCTTGTAGAGGATGGTAAAATTTCTTGTCTGGGAGATACTTGTGAAGTACCAATAGATGCTATTCAAGTTGATGCAGCAGGTAAATCAATTGTACCTGGCCTCATAGAGCTTCACGGTCATTTTTTCAGTGGTAAAGCTGATTCTAGCGAGAGCAGCTTACCTGTAATGATTTGGAATTCGATCCGATTGCAACCAGATGTTAGGCGGAAGCTGGTCGAATCAGGTATTACAAGTTATCGTTCCGTCGGCGATCCCAGCTCGGGAATTTATAAGCTAAAAAAATCACTTGACGACCAGGAGGTCGCTGGACCACATATGTTTATTGCAGGGCCTATATTTACTGCTCCTGGTGGACATCCGGTTCAAAGAATACCAAATCGGATGATCGAGCAAATGGTCGTGCAATCCGATGATCCAAAATATGTAAAGGAGAAAATCGCTGCTCTGGTTGAGCAAGGCATTGACGGTATTAAAGCCGTCTATCAGGGCCATACAAATGAACAGGGCGAAATCACGTTACCACGCATCTCAAAGGAAACCTTGCAGACTATTACGACGGAAGCCCGCAAGCATGGGCTTTGGGTTGCGGTACACACAGGCTCTCCACAAGAAACTAATGAAGCTATTAAAGCTGGTATAACTACCATTGAACATGGTGTGCGACATGGCAATCTCATTAGCCCAGAATCAATGCAATTAATTGTCAAGCACAAAATAGTTTATGTACCAACTTTAGGTCGAGAACCCAAGGGACACCTGAATATACCGGCCTTACACGAGGCTGGTGTTCAATTTGGTGTTGGCACTGATACACAAGGCAAAATGATTGTTGGTGACAGCTACCACAATGAATTGTCACGCATGGTTGAAGCTGGATTACCCGATGTAAAAGCACTTTTAGCCGCCACTAGAAATGGGGCCGAAGCTTTGGGGTTAATTGATCAAATGGGGACCATTGAAGTTGGTAAATCTGCTGACCTACTACTTGTCGATGGTCAGCCTTGGAGTGATATTCGTGACCTTAAAAATATCAAGATGGTTGTTTTATCGGGACGAATCGCGTTGGATAAACGTGAACTGACATCTATGTAAATACTCTGTTCCGCCTTTAACGATCTATAAATCGGGTAGCCGGTAGTTACTATCTACCGGTCCCCACACCACCCATCGTGCGAGTCCGCAATGTGCGGCTCGCTATCGGTAATGAACATCTACCCAGCGATCACGCAACGATATCAATCGAGCACACTGAAGGTTAACTACAGCAGGTTAAGCAGATCTCCACAGTTAAGGACGTGAACGGTTTATACACAACTATATCATTTACTCTACCCGTTAGATCATATGGCTTAGGTGTCCTTAGCCACCTCACCTCCAGGCTAAGCCTTATAGGATGTTTCTATTCGTCAGTTCGTAGTTTTGCTATCGGCTTCCTCCCCACAAGACCTCTCAGTATTGCAGTTGCCATTCGCTGTTAGTTAGCATTTAATGGAATCCATTAAATGGTGATCTTCCTACAGGGGACTTTCACTCCATTAGTTCACGCCCATGCTGGGCGTACCAAGTCAATCAATGCTACCCCTTCGGGGCTGGACCTCCAAACTAAGTGCTCCGGCCCATTATTGAGACGATAAGTGAAATAATGAAATACATTCCATTACTCTTACTATTGTTGTGGGCTATATCAGAAAATGTTTTTGGGTGTATGAAAGTTTCTCCCTTCATGCTGAAGGAGTATGAGGGTATGTCAGTCTATGAATCGAATTTGGCGTCGAGTGATATTGCTTTTCGAGGGTACTTAATACAAGCAGAAACTACAGCACGATCAGCTCAAGATGAGGGCGGTGTAAGAATCTATAAGTATCTCATAATTGAGCCATTTAAAGGGAATATTAAAAAAAATGAGATTGTGGAGGTATCACAAAATCGTACTTATTGTAGTTTTAACTATAGTATCGACAAAGAACATTTAGTTTATCTTACAAAAGATAAAAACGGATTATATCAATTTGGCATGGCTCACTCTGGCCCACTGTATGATCAAACTCTTGATATGGAAAAGAAGGAAGATGTAGAGCTTTATCAAGAGATCGTAGAAGCCGGTTTAGGATCTGATTATGTGGTCCGATCATATTTTCCCGACGGGACGCCAAGAATTTACACGTATAGTATTAAAAAAAGCTGGACAAAGTTCGTGCCGCCGGTAGTTTCTAGCTGCCGGCCCCCACACCACCCATCCTACAGGTCCACAAGGGATGGTTACCCATCCGTAATGAAGCTCTGTTTTGCTTGCGGCTTCGTCCCACAAACCTCACGATGTTGCAGTTGCCATTCTCTGGTAGTTGGCATTTAATGGAATCCATTAAATGGTGATCTTCCTACAGGGGACTTTCACCCCATTAGCTCACGCCCACGCTGGGCGTACCATGCGCAGACTGGCGGACCAGTTATCCAATCGTTCCTCACTACAAACTGCCCACAGCTATGGGCGTTATACTAGGTAGGGTCTTGAAGAAATCTTACAGTTACAGCCCTGCAAATGGGAAAGGACAACCCGATGGAGAATACTCTATAGTGGTTTCCGATGGTACACGTAAATTAGTGTTACCGGGAGATGAGCTGCGCCATGAATATTCATGTGGTGATCTTACTCTGCTGATTTCTAGTTATGATTATTACGA
This DNA window, taken from Microbulbifer sp. VAAF005, encodes the following:
- a CDS encoding amidohydrolase family protein, translated to MIKFLKYFASFGVLGGIAFIVAYNHNLYVWEQPSRSMWISNGSLFDGTGTLPIENPGILVEDGKISCLGDTCEVPIDAIQVDAAGKSIVPGLIELHGHFFSGKADSSESSLPVMIWNSIRLQPDVRRKLVESGITSYRSVGDPSSGIYKLKKSLDDQEVAGPHMFIAGPIFTAPGGHPVQRIPNRMIEQMVVQSDDPKYVKEKIAALVEQGIDGIKAVYQGHTNEQGEITLPRISKETLQTITTEARKHGLWVAVHTGSPQETNEAIKAGITTIEHGVRHGNLISPESMQLIVKHKIVYVPTLGREPKGHLNIPALHEAGVQFGVGTDTQGKMIVGDSYHNELSRMVEAGLPDVKALLAATRNGAEALGLIDQMGTIEVGKSADLLLVDGQPWSDIRDLKNIKMVVLSGRIALDKRELTSM